A genomic window from Pseudanabaena yagii GIHE-NHR1 includes:
- a CDS encoding DUF29 domain-containing protein, with protein sequence MDQSLFDQDYILWVQENVAKLKAKDFENLDLDNLIEEFESLIFILKRDLDDKLKNLLVNMLKRLYVPLPNQFERWQSDISFYRCGIELIFRDAPSLKENWNERFDFNYSSALYDLTADYPDTNFPEVWEFERDIESILHKRFWK encoded by the coding sequence ATGGATCAGTCTTTATTTGACCAAGATTATATACTTTGGGTTCAGGAAAATGTCGCCAAGCTTAAAGCCAAAGACTTTGAAAATCTGGACTTAGACAACCTGATTGAAGAATTTGAAAGCTTAATCTTTATTCTCAAAAGAGATTTAGATGACAAGCTGAAAAACTTACTTGTAAACATGCTCAAACGCCTATACGTCCCCTTACCCAATCAATTTGAGAGATGGCAAAGCGACATCAGCTTTTATCGATGCGGTATTGAGCTTATTTTTAGAGATGCCCCTAGCTTAAAAGAAAATTGGAATGAAAGGTTTGACTTTAACTACTCATCTGCGCTCTATGATTTGACTGCCGATTATCCAGATACAAATTTTCCTGAAGTATGGGAATTTGAACGAGATATTGAATCAATTTTGCATAAAAGATTTTGGAAATAG
- a CDS encoding M28 family peptidase, producing the protein MYQPSNKRRLKFQIVSKSALIRLTILCGILLVLSIWGWFTMFAMPAQSYRGQFTTLNNEEIALQALLKQDIQKIASEIGARNSGQYAKLNATKAFLEEAFTKAGYQPKSIEYKIQGKPYYNLEVEKIGTDQPQEIVVVGGHYDTAFNSQGANDNATGAAATLELARIFATKPTKRTIRFVEFTNEEPPYFWTKDMGSLVYAKQLHEQGENIVAMLSLETMGYFSDIEKSQKYPFPIGLLYPNQGNFIGFIGNIQSGDLVRKAIASFRNHAQFPSEGASLPDWIPGIGWSDHWSFWQQGYPAIMVTDTATYRYPHYHTEQDTFDKIDFGKLTRVVTGLAEVIADLAN; encoded by the coding sequence ATGTACCAGCCATCTAATAAACGTAGATTAAAATTCCAGATTGTTAGTAAATCAGCATTAATCCGTTTGACTATACTCTGCGGTATTTTACTCGTTCTTAGCATATGGGGATGGTTCACCATGTTTGCGATGCCAGCCCAAAGTTATAGAGGTCAATTTACAACTTTAAATAATGAAGAAATAGCATTGCAAGCTTTGCTAAAACAGGACATTCAAAAAATCGCCTCGGAAATTGGAGCCAGAAATTCTGGACAATATGCAAAGCTAAATGCTACCAAAGCTTTTCTTGAAGAAGCATTTACTAAAGCAGGTTATCAGCCAAAATCAATTGAGTACAAAATTCAGGGTAAACCGTACTACAACCTAGAAGTTGAAAAAATAGGAACCGATCAACCTCAAGAAATTGTGGTAGTGGGCGGTCATTATGACACCGCTTTTAATAGTCAGGGTGCTAACGACAATGCCACAGGAGCAGCAGCAACACTAGAACTAGCTAGAATATTTGCCACAAAACCCACAAAGAGAACTATTCGGTTTGTGGAATTTACGAATGAAGAACCACCCTATTTCTGGACAAAGGATATGGGGAGTTTAGTGTATGCCAAACAATTACATGAGCAAGGCGAAAATATTGTGGCAATGTTGAGCCTAGAGACGATGGGATACTTTTCAGATATTGAGAAAAGCCAGAAATATCCTTTTCCTATCGGCTTACTTTATCCAAACCAAGGGAATTTCATTGGTTTTATTGGCAATATCCAATCTGGAGATTTGGTGCGAAAAGCGATCGCCTCTTTTCGTAATCATGCCCAATTCCCCTCTGAAGGCGCTTCTTTACCTGATTGGATACCTGGAATTGGTTGGTCAGATCATTGGTCTTTTTGGCAACAGGGATATCCCGCAATCATGGTTACAGACACTGCTACTTACCGCTATCCGCATTACCATACAGAACAAGATACTTTTGACAAAATTGACTTTGGTAAGCTTACAAGAGTCGTAACTGGCTTAGCTGAAGTTATAGCTGACCTCGCAAATTAG
- a CDS encoding chromophore lyase CpcT/CpeT, whose amino-acid sequence MAPISISKELSTLASWMTGEFSNREQSLDQPVWFVNLVWWQRPIPYNVLGSIAIFAEQTNALILDRPYRQRILQFVENDGKIQVKYWGFKDPVAWTGAGRDRDRLNQLTINDIEPLAGCLLDVSFANGRYKAEMPKDAKCCFQYLNESRQVVLGFEVSADEFWSGDRGVEPETGTAIWGAIMDFYKFKKIHDFSAEITYH is encoded by the coding sequence ATGGCACCTATAAGTATTTCTAAAGAACTCTCAACTCTCGCTTCATGGATGACGGGGGAATTTAGCAACCGTGAACAATCGCTCGATCAACCTGTTTGGTTTGTAAATTTAGTCTGGTGGCAGCGTCCTATCCCATATAACGTTTTAGGCAGCATTGCCATCTTTGCCGAACAAACCAATGCCCTGATCCTCGATCGCCCCTATCGTCAACGCATTTTGCAATTTGTGGAAAATGACGGCAAAATTCAGGTGAAATATTGGGGATTTAAAGATCCTGTCGCATGGACTGGGGCTGGACGCGATCGCGATCGGCTCAATCAACTCACCATAAATGACATCGAACCCCTCGCTGGTTGTTTACTAGATGTCTCATTTGCTAATGGTCGCTACAAAGCCGAAATGCCTAAAGATGCCAAATGTTGTTTTCAATATTTAAACGAATCGCGTCAAGTTGTCTTAGGTTTTGAGGTTAGCGCTGATGAATTTTGGAGTGGCGATCGCGGAGTCGAGCCTGAAACAGGCACAGCCATCTGGGGCGCAATCATGGACTTTTATAAATTTAAAAAAATCCATGATTTTAGTGCTGAAATTACCTATCACTAA
- a CDS encoding YbaB/EbfC family nucleoid-associated protein, whose product MSDGKGFGFGLGKMKEAFQKAQQIQEGAKKLQEELDQLRLTGESGGGLVKVTLSGNQEPQGVEIAPEALNEGAEVLSDLVLAALKDAYQLSTGTMKQKMEELTGGLGLPAGF is encoded by the coding sequence ATGTCAGACGGAAAAGGATTTGGCTTTGGTTTAGGCAAAATGAAAGAAGCCTTCCAAAAAGCGCAGCAAATTCAAGAAGGCGCTAAAAAACTACAAGAAGAATTAGATCAACTACGTCTAACTGGCGAATCGGGCGGCGGCTTAGTCAAAGTAACTCTAAGTGGCAACCAAGAACCCCAAGGTGTAGAAATTGCTCCTGAAGCCTTGAATGAAGGTGCAGAAGTTTTATCTGACCTAGTGCTTGCGGCGCTTAAGGATGCCTATCAGCTTTCGACTGGCACGATGAAACAAAAAATGGAAGAGCTTACAGGTGGGCTTGGCTTACCCGCAGGTTTCTAA
- a CDS encoding DUF3134 domain-containing protein, giving the protein MNNPALRVQRRNQPAALIPTQQEVSILDWLESTGRLIAREGTESSLKFDDEAEELSELMLGDDASYIDDDDDDIDDDDVD; this is encoded by the coding sequence ATGAATAACCCAGCTTTGCGCGTTCAACGTCGCAACCAACCAGCCGCCCTCATTCCTACCCAACAGGAAGTATCGATCCTCGACTGGCTCGAATCTACAGGTCGCCTCATTGCCAGAGAAGGCACTGAATCTAGCTTGAAGTTTGATGATGAAGCGGAAGAACTCAGCGAATTGATGCTCGGTGATGATGCTAGCTACATCGATGATGATGATGATGATATCGATGATGATGATGTTGACTAA
- a CDS encoding TIGR02450 family Trp-rich protein codes for MPKKQKFPHLIGSKWTAMQETFGWRHFVVVNRKNEGDLVFAEIKAACDDSVRFWLNAKSLKHPSLWTPGWKTLKEM; via the coding sequence ATGCCCAAGAAACAGAAATTTCCACACCTAATTGGCTCAAAATGGACTGCCATGCAAGAAACCTTCGGCTGGCGGCATTTTGTTGTGGTAAATCGCAAAAATGAGGGGGATTTAGTTTTTGCAGAGATTAAGGCAGCCTGTGATGATTCGGTGCGTTTCTGGCTCAATGCTAAATCCCTAAAGCATCCATCACTATGGACTCCTGGATGGAAAACTTTAAAAGAAATGTAA
- a CDS encoding phosphotransacetylase family protein, with protein MPQAKHLLIGSTRAGSGKSATILGLTYHLQAKGYKVGYGKPIGTFTTKELPESAEHSEADVDFIQKTLNLPSSLLRPTLLNLDRAALQRRLSGEDKADYSTKLEEYKKIIEGDLVLLEAPANTAEGTIFGLSLEQMANNLDAPILLVMRFGSLLVVDHILMAKNRFGDRLLGVVINDIPDDQYETAIEILHPYLEEQGIPVFALMPENRTLRSVSVSELIDQLGATILSCPENIDLSKVMVEELKIGAMDVNSAQSYFRKSYNKAVITGSSRIDLQFAALETSTNCLILTGRPYISDDVAHKAMELGVPVLSVSKDTLSTVSIIESCLGQVRLHEGIKVTSICEMMGKHFNFERFLKLMKIKALATA; from the coding sequence GTGCCACAGGCTAAGCATTTGTTGATTGGTTCTACCAGAGCAGGTAGTGGGAAATCAGCAACAATTTTGGGTTTAACATATCATTTGCAAGCCAAGGGTTACAAAGTTGGCTACGGTAAACCAATTGGCACCTTTACGACCAAAGAATTACCTGAATCAGCAGAGCATAGCGAAGCTGATGTGGACTTCATCCAGAAAACGCTAAATTTGCCATCGTCGCTTTTGCGTCCCACGCTCCTCAATCTTGACCGCGCCGCCCTCCAGCGTCGTCTATCTGGTGAAGATAAAGCTGATTACAGTACCAAACTGGAAGAATACAAAAAAATTATTGAGGGCGATCTTGTCCTTTTAGAAGCACCTGCGAATACTGCCGAAGGGACAATTTTTGGGCTGTCTTTAGAGCAGATGGCAAACAATTTAGATGCGCCAATTCTATTGGTAATGCGATTTGGCTCATTGCTGGTCGTTGACCATATCTTGATGGCAAAAAATCGCTTTGGCGATCGCCTCTTGGGTGTGGTAATCAATGACATTCCTGATGACCAGTATGAAACTGCGATCGAAATCCTGCATCCTTACCTCGAAGAGCAAGGCATTCCTGTATTTGCGCTCATGCCCGAAAACCGTACTTTGCGAAGTGTCAGTGTCTCCGAACTCATCGATCAACTTGGTGCAACCATCCTTAGCTGTCCTGAAAATATTGATTTAAGCAAAGTGATGGTCGAAGAGTTGAAAATTGGGGCAATGGATGTTAACTCTGCCCAAAGCTATTTTCGCAAGTCCTATAACAAAGCTGTAATTACAGGTAGCAGTCGCATTGATCTTCAGTTTGCGGCTTTAGAAACCTCTACTAATTGTTTGATTCTCACAGGTCGCCCCTATATTAGTGATGATGTTGCCCATAAAGCAATGGAGCTAGGCGTACCTGTTCTCTCAGTCAGCAAAGATACCCTCAGTACCGTCAGCATTATCGAAAGCTGTCTTGGTCAAGTCCGCCTGCATGAAGGCATAAAGGTGACTAGTATCTGCGAAATGATGGGCAAACATTTTAACTTTGAGCGTTTTTTGAAACTTATGAAAATCAAAGCTTTGGCTACTGCTTAG
- the folP gene encoding dihydropteroate synthase, translated as MEPSITKPVAEPWVIRDRQFIWGDRTYIMGILNVTPDSFSDGGQFNSRDAALQQVAQMLPYIDILDIGGESTRPNAQPVSAAEESDRILPIIEAIRSEYPNLPISVDTVKASVARSAIAAGADILNDVSAGRFDLDMLPLVGKLQVPIFLMHMQGEPRTMQENPRYSNVVRDVKQFLSDAILVAKAWGIPQHLIGIDPGIGFGKTLDHNLELIKNLSAFKTLPAPLLLGVSRKTFIGKLCDRPEPKDRLYGTIAACTACIAGGADILRVHDPKEIADACRLGDAIWR; from the coding sequence TTGGAACCAAGTATCACTAAGCCCGTTGCTGAACCTTGGGTAATTCGCGATCGCCAATTTATTTGGGGCGATCGCACCTACATCATGGGCATTTTGAATGTTACGCCCGATAGCTTTAGCGATGGCGGTCAATTTAACTCACGGGATGCGGCACTGCAACAGGTGGCGCAGATGTTGCCCTATATTGACATCCTCGATATTGGTGGCGAATCGACAAGACCGAATGCTCAACCTGTTAGTGCGGCGGAAGAAAGCGATCGCATTTTGCCGATTATCGAAGCCATCCGTTCCGAATATCCGAATTTACCGATTTCTGTAGATACCGTAAAGGCGAGTGTAGCAAGGTCAGCGATCGCCGCAGGTGCAGATATACTCAATGATGTCTCCGCAGGCAGATTTGATCTCGATATGCTGCCTTTAGTAGGAAAGCTGCAAGTCCCAATTTTTTTGATGCACATGCAAGGGGAACCGCGCACAATGCAGGAAAATCCTAGATATAGTAATGTCGTGCGGGATGTAAAGCAATTTCTGTCAGACGCAATTTTGGTTGCTAAAGCTTGGGGAATTCCTCAACATTTAATCGGAATTGACCCTGGTATTGGTTTCGGTAAAACCTTAGATCATAATCTTGAACTTATCAAGAATTTAAGTGCTTTTAAAACGCTCCCAGCACCACTTTTGCTAGGGGTATCTCGCAAAACCTTTATTGGTAAACTTTGCGATCGCCCTGAGCCTAAAGATCGCCTCTATGGAACAATCGCTGCCTGTACTGCCTGTATTGCAGGCGGAGCAGATATTTTGCGCGTTCATGATCCCAAAGAAATCGCTGATGCTTGTCGTTTAGGCGATGCCATTTGGCGGTAA
- the bcp gene encoding thioredoxin-dependent thiol peroxidase — protein MALKVGDHAPEFSLPDTNGNIVTLSSLKGSRVVLYFYPRDNTPGCTKEACGFRDNYAQFQAKNTLIFGVSTDDAKSHQKFTQKFDLPFPLLTDADGQVATAYESYGLKKFMGKEYVGVFRNTFVIDTEGNIEKIYLGVKAELHPAQVLADI, from the coding sequence ATGGCTTTAAAGGTTGGCGATCACGCTCCAGAGTTTAGCTTGCCAGATACTAACGGCAATATTGTGACTCTTTCTAGTCTCAAAGGTAGCCGTGTAGTTTTGTATTTCTATCCTCGCGATAATACCCCCGGATGCACCAAGGAAGCCTGCGGCTTTCGTGATAATTACGCCCAATTCCAAGCGAAAAATACTTTGATTTTTGGTGTCAGTACCGATGATGCAAAGTCTCATCAAAAATTCACGCAAAAGTTTGATCTACCCTTTCCATTACTCACCGATGCTGATGGTCAAGTTGCCACAGCCTATGAGAGCTATGGACTTAAAAAATTCATGGGTAAAGAATATGTGGGTGTCTTCCGTAATACCTTTGTGATCGATACGGAGGGTAATATTGAGAAGATTTATCTTGGTGTTAAGGCAGAGTTACATCCTGCCCAAGTTTTAGCAGATATCTAA
- a CDS encoding four-carbon acid sugar kinase family protein, with protein sequence MAATSSPKPKIIVLDDDPTGSQTVHSCLLLTKWDVETLRIGLADESPIMFVLTNTRSLTPEDATKVTREVCRNLKPALEAEGIHEFLIVSRSDSTLRGHYPVETDAIAEELGNFDAHFLVPAFFEGGRFTKSSVHYLVVNGVPTPVHETEFAKDSVFGYKHSYLPDYVEEKTQGRIPADQVERFLLGDIRAGIRLRLARLRNNQCGVVDAENQADLNQFASDVLAIAATGKRFLFRSAASLLTALAKLPPQPIPAEEMSKYMRSHKAGVAIVGSHVKKTTEQLENLLKAPNTVPVEIDVARLLSDTEAQSAILKQEALAQVAQAHAAGKTAVVFTSRKELEFADISTRLAFGQSVSALLMAIVQKLPTDIGFLISKGGITSNDVLSTGLNLPTARLLGQILAGCSVVRTPADHPRFPDLPVVLFPGNVGDANALATVYTRLAMGIED encoded by the coding sequence ATGGCAGCTACTTCTTCCCCAAAGCCGAAAATTATTGTTCTTGATGACGATCCGACGGGTTCACAGACTGTGCATAGCTGCCTATTGCTTACAAAATGGGATGTGGAAACCCTACGGATTGGGCTAGCCGATGAATCTCCAATTATGTTTGTGTTGACAAATACACGATCGCTGACTCCCGAAGATGCAACCAAAGTCACCCGCGAAGTTTGCCGCAATCTCAAACCTGCTCTGGAAGCAGAAGGTATCCATGAATTTTTGATCGTCAGTCGTTCGGACTCGACTTTGCGGGGACATTATCCAGTTGAGACCGATGCGATCGCTGAGGAGTTAGGTAACTTTGACGCGCATTTCCTTGTGCCAGCATTTTTTGAAGGTGGACGCTTTACCAAATCAAGTGTGCATTATTTAGTAGTTAATGGTGTGCCTACACCTGTACATGAGACCGAATTCGCCAAGGATTCGGTATTTGGCTATAAGCACAGTTACTTACCCGATTATGTCGAAGAAAAAACTCAGGGGCGCATTCCTGCGGATCAGGTAGAACGATTTTTATTAGGGGATATCCGAGCGGGAATTCGGTTGCGCCTAGCGAGACTCCGCAACAATCAATGTGGTGTGGTCGATGCCGAAAATCAAGCTGACCTCAATCAATTTGCCTCCGATGTTTTGGCGATCGCCGCAACTGGCAAGCGCTTTCTCTTCCGTAGTGCGGCGAGTTTATTGACTGCCCTTGCTAAGCTCCCACCGCAACCCATTCCTGCGGAAGAAATGTCCAAATATATGCGATCGCACAAAGCTGGTGTTGCGATTGTTGGCTCCCATGTCAAAAAGACCACCGAGCAGTTGGAGAATCTACTCAAGGCTCCCAATACCGTTCCCGTTGAAATTGACGTGGCGCGTTTATTGAGCGATACGGAAGCCCAATCGGCAATTCTCAAACAGGAAGCCTTAGCCCAAGTTGCACAGGCTCATGCCGCAGGGAAAACTGCCGTCGTGTTTACCAGTCGTAAAGAATTAGAATTTGCGGATATCTCCACTCGCCTCGCTTTTGGTCAGTCGGTATCGGCATTACTAATGGCGATCGTGCAGAAACTACCTACCGATATTGGCTTTTTGATTAGCAAAGGTGGCATTACTTCTAATGATGTCTTGAGTACAGGCTTAAATCTGCCCACAGCAAGGCTATTAGGTCAAATTTTGGCAGGTTGCTCCGTGGTGCGGACTCCCGCCGATCATCCCCGTTTTCCTGATTTACCTGTGGTCTTGTTCCCCGGAAATGTGGGTGACGCGAATGCTCTAGCGACGGTTTATACAAGATTGGCAATGGGCATTGAGGACTAA
- a CDS encoding homoserine dehydrogenase gives MTYKVGLLGLGTVGAGVAKILQDPNGRHPLLPDIEIARVGVRSLNKQRDVAFDPNIVTDDLESIVNDPAINIVVEVIGGIEPAKSLILKAIANGKHVVTANKAVIARHGNEIFSASKQKNVYVMLEAAACGGIPVIQALKQSLGANRITELTGIVNGTTNYILSRMYFEGADFGDTLAEAQKLGYAEADPTADVDGYDAADKMAILASLAFGDRVNLEDIYREGIRSITSADIGYAKELGFTIKLLGIARRAAGKEESDLEIRVHPTLIPIQHPLANIHGVTNAVRIEGDPVGEVVFSGPGAGSGATASAVVADIINVVAALKSVPNNINQLMGCSHEHYAKIAPIENTVTQFYARLLTHDKPGVIGDLGTAFGHHHVSLNAILQKNTIHDGLAEIVVVTQQVSELNFQQAIAAIRELPTLHSIPTILRVL, from the coding sequence GTGACATATAAAGTTGGACTTCTCGGATTAGGAACCGTTGGCGCTGGTGTTGCCAAAATTCTCCAAGACCCTAATGGTCGCCATCCCTTACTCCCTGATATCGAAATCGCACGTGTTGGTGTGCGATCGCTCAATAAGCAGCGTGATGTGGCGTTCGATCCCAATATAGTCACAGATGATTTGGAGTCTATTGTTAATGATCCTGCGATCAATATCGTAGTTGAGGTAATCGGCGGGATCGAGCCAGCAAAAAGTTTAATTTTAAAAGCGATCGCCAATGGTAAGCATGTGGTTACTGCAAACAAAGCTGTAATCGCCAGACATGGCAACGAGATTTTTTCTGCTTCCAAACAAAAAAACGTATATGTAATGTTAGAAGCTGCCGCTTGTGGCGGTATTCCCGTAATTCAAGCCTTAAAACAGAGTCTCGGTGCTAATCGTATTACTGAATTGACGGGCATTGTCAATGGCACAACCAATTACATTCTCAGCCGTATGTACTTTGAGGGGGCAGACTTCGGCGATACCCTTGCTGAAGCTCAAAAATTGGGCTATGCCGAAGCCGATCCCACTGCGGATGTCGATGGTTATGATGCTGCCGATAAGATGGCGATTTTAGCAAGTCTTGCCTTTGGCGATCGCGTTAATCTTGAGGATATTTACCGTGAAGGAATTCGCTCGATCACCAGTGCGGATATTGGCTATGCCAAAGAGTTAGGCTTTACGATTAAGCTCCTCGGTATTGCGAGAAGAGCCGCAGGAAAAGAAGAGAGCGATTTGGAAATTCGGGTACATCCTACCCTCATCCCGATCCAGCATCCCCTTGCCAATATTCATGGAGTCACTAATGCGGTGCGTATTGAAGGTGATCCAGTTGGTGAAGTGGTATTTTCGGGCCCTGGGGCAGGCTCAGGAGCAACCGCTAGTGCTGTAGTTGCCGACATTATCAATGTTGTCGCAGCTTTGAAGTCCGTCCCTAATAACATCAATCAACTGATGGGCTGTTCCCATGAACACTATGCCAAGATTGCGCCCATTGAAAATACGGTGACGCAGTTCTATGCCAGATTGCTCACCCACGATAAACCGGGGGTAATTGGTGATCTTGGTACTGCCTTTGGTCATCACCATGTTAGTTTGAATGCAATTTTGCAAAAAAATACGATTCACGACGGCTTAGCCGAAATCGTGGTGGTCACTCAACAAGTGAGCGAGTTGAATTTCCAGCAGGCGATCGCTGCCATTCGGGAGTTACCCACATTGCATAGCATCCCAACAATATTACGAGTTTTATAA
- a CDS encoding DUF1830 domain-containing protein yields the protein MLDIQERKTNPNNLHNQAKQLTCIYRNESSVIQIVRISQPSIAFFERSILPNQYIHFSTSMDALLEVYEGIMSGLVHADTIPCYQLAIAADIDKSPSHINSKAPHHELSKNSQGILAKVA from the coding sequence ATGTTAGATATTCAAGAGCGCAAAACTAATCCGAACAACCTACACAATCAGGCTAAGCAACTAACTTGTATTTATCGTAACGAAAGTTCAGTTATTCAGATTGTACGTATATCTCAACCTAGTATTGCGTTCTTTGAAAGATCCATTTTGCCAAATCAATACATTCATTTTTCTACATCAATGGATGCCTTATTAGAGGTTTATGAAGGCATAATGTCGGGCTTAGTTCATGCGGATACGATTCCTTGCTATCAACTAGCGATCGCTGCCGATATTGATAAATCTCCAAGTCACATAAACTCAAAAGCACCTCATCATGAATTGTCGAAGAATTCACAAGGTATATTGGCTAAAGTTGCCTAA
- a CDS encoding FGGY-family carbohydrate kinase: protein MNYFLGIDFGTSGIRAIAIDINSEIVDIARSEYKIRDCSSWQNVLYAAINSLPKHIKQNIRKIVIDGTSATVLICDLNGTVITPSMIYSDACKPEILEQVKKIAPLQHSVCSATSSFAKLISLLVNKEQNSSLIYFLHQADWLSYLLHGKLGVSDYHNALKLGYDPAALTYPDWFKDWSLKNPNLVLPEVFAPSTTVGQIQEGIATQLGLPQDCEIGTGTTDSNAAFLACVGTTELEIGTAVTSLGSTMVLKVLSDRPVNNSTYGIYSHRFDHPKLGCLWLVGGASNVGGAVLRQFFSDQELQELSDRINPDLPSPLDYYPLPKIGDRFPINDPNLAPRLEPRPNDPVEFLHGLLESMARIEAQGYKLLQELGASPIQQIYTAGGGAQNQVWTKIRDRYLQIPMQKSVQTEAAYGAALLAKIPL, encoded by the coding sequence ATGAATTATTTTTTAGGGATTGATTTTGGGACTTCAGGGATACGAGCGATCGCGATTGACATAAATAGTGAAATCGTTGATATAGCTCGCTCTGAATACAAGATACGGGATTGCTCATCATGGCAAAATGTGCTTTATGCAGCAATTAATAGCTTGCCGAAGCATATCAAACAAAATATCCGTAAAATTGTCATTGATGGGACTTCGGCAACGGTTTTAATTTGCGATCTCAATGGCACAGTAATTACTCCGTCGATGATTTATAGTGATGCCTGTAAACCTGAAATTTTAGAGCAAGTAAAAAAAATTGCACCACTTCAGCATTCAGTTTGTAGCGCTACTTCAAGTTTTGCCAAATTAATTTCTTTACTTGTCAATAAAGAGCAAAACTCTTCATTGATATATTTCCTGCATCAAGCTGACTGGCTAAGTTATTTGCTCCATGGCAAATTAGGCGTTAGTGATTATCACAATGCTCTGAAGTTGGGTTACGATCCCGCAGCATTAACCTATCCTGATTGGTTCAAGGATTGGAGCTTAAAAAATCCTAATTTAGTCTTGCCAGAAGTATTTGCACCTAGTACAACTGTAGGTCAGATTCAAGAAGGAATCGCTACGCAGTTAGGCTTGCCCCAAGATTGTGAAATTGGGACAGGAACAACAGATAGTAATGCCGCTTTTTTAGCTTGTGTGGGGACAACCGAGCTTGAGATCGGCACAGCCGTGACATCTCTTGGTTCCACGATGGTACTTAAGGTTTTAAGCGATCGCCCCGTCAACAATTCCACATATGGCATATATAGCCATCGCTTTGATCATCCCAAGTTAGGATGTCTATGGCTTGTGGGTGGAGCATCAAATGTCGGTGGGGCAGTATTACGACAGTTTTTTAGTGATCAGGAATTGCAAGAGCTAAGCGATCGCATTAATCCCGATCTTCCTAGCCCCCTTGATTATTATCCTTTGCCGAAAATAGGCGATCGCTTTCCTATTAATGATCCTAACCTTGCCCCACGTTTAGAACCACGCCCTAATGATCCCGTAGAATTTTTACATGGGTTACTGGAAAGTATGGCAAGAATCGAGGCGCAAGGCTATAAACTTTTGCAAGAGTTAGGTGCTTCACCCATTCAACAAATTTATACCGCAGGTGGTGGGGCGCAAAATCAAGTATGGACAAAAATTCGCGATCGCTATCTTCAGATCCCGATGCAAAAGTCTGTACAAACCGAAGCGGCTTATGGTGCGGCGTTATTGGCTAAAATACCCCTATGA
- a CDS encoding DUF3119 family protein has translation MTTSNPFIDPKTASQATELNPSYAIPAVLVLASIPLIWVEPIAAGVVSIFGLFLVYQAATIRLVFTETDLEVYRSQEKFRTFPYQEWQDWKVFWFGFPVLFYFKEIKSIHFLPILFDVNVLRTCLEKYISLKKV, from the coding sequence ATGACTACTTCAAATCCTTTTATTGATCCCAAGACTGCATCACAGGCTACAGAACTGAATCCAAGCTATGCAATACCTGCTGTACTAGTGCTGGCAAGTATACCGCTAATTTGGGTAGAACCAATTGCTGCGGGAGTAGTTTCAATTTTTGGATTGTTTTTAGTTTATCAAGCAGCGACCATTCGTTTAGTATTTACGGAAACAGATTTAGAGGTTTATCGATCGCAAGAAAAATTCCGTACTTTCCCCTATCAAGAATGGCAAGACTGGAAAGTATTTTGGTTCGGATTTCCAGTTTTATTCTATTTTAAAGAGATAAAAAGTATTCATTTCTTGCCTATTTTATTTGATGTAAATGTTCTAAGAACTTGCTTAGAAAAATATATTTCCCTCAAGAAAGTCTGA